A genomic window from Pirellulales bacterium includes:
- a CDS encoding isocitrate/isopropylmalate dehydrogenase family protein, which yields MAHEVTLITGDGTGPELAEAARRCVDATGVKINWDVQEAGVDVMEKAGTPLPQSVIDSLRRTHCALKAPITTPVGTGFRSINVHLRQLFGLYACIRPCKTYRGVRSFFSSVPIDLVIVRENTESLYAGIEFERGKPETADLIEFINQRSPDRRVKTGKEETGITIKSISVTGTERIIRCAFEYARDNQRKKVTCVHKANILKFTDGLFLEVSRNVAKQYPDIEFEDRIVDNMCMQLVQKPELYDVLALPNLYGDIVSDLAAGLVGGLGVAPGANIGPDGAVFEATHGSAPKYKGQNKVNPTALILSGMLMLKHLKEIDAANRLEQAVADVIAEGKSVTYDMKPDRNDPTAVGTSQMADAICAKLKK from the coding sequence ATGGCCCACGAAGTTACGCTGATTACCGGCGACGGCACCGGTCCTGAATTGGCCGAAGCGGCCCGCCGCTGTGTCGACGCCACCGGTGTGAAGATCAATTGGGATGTGCAGGAAGCAGGCGTCGACGTGATGGAGAAGGCAGGCACGCCGCTGCCGCAAAGCGTCATTGATAGCCTCCGCCGCACCCATTGCGCCCTCAAGGCGCCGATCACCACCCCGGTCGGCACTGGTTTTCGCAGCATTAATGTCCATCTACGGCAACTCTTCGGTTTGTACGCCTGCATTCGCCCCTGCAAGACCTATCGCGGCGTACGCTCGTTCTTCTCCAGCGTGCCGATCGATCTGGTCATTGTGCGCGAGAATACCGAGAGTCTTTACGCCGGCATTGAGTTCGAACGCGGCAAACCAGAAACGGCCGATCTGATCGAGTTCATCAATCAACGGTCTCCCGATCGGCGCGTGAAGACCGGCAAGGAAGAGACGGGCATCACGATCAAGTCGATCAGCGTCACCGGGACCGAGCGGATCATTCGCTGCGCCTTCGAGTACGCCCGCGACAATCAACGCAAGAAGGTGACCTGTGTCCACAAGGCGAACATCCTCAAATTCACGGATGGCTTGTTTTTGGAAGTGTCGCGCAACGTCGCCAAGCAGTATCCCGACATCGAATTCGAGGATCGCATTGTCGACAACATGTGCATGCAACTGGTGCAAAAGCCGGAACTGTACGACGTGCTGGCGCTGCCCAATTTGTATGGCGACATTGTGAGCGATCTGGCCGCCGGACTCGTCGGCGGCCTTGGTGTGGCGCCGGGCGCCAACATTGGCCCCGACGGCGCCGTGTTCGAAGCGACGCACGGCAGCGCCCCCAAGTACAAGGGGCAAAACAAGGTCAACCCCACCGCGCTCATCTTGTCGGGCATGTTGATGCTCAAGCATCTCAAGGAGATCGATGCGGCCAATCGCTTGGAGCAAGCCGTCGCCGACGTGATCGCCGAAGGCAAGAGCGTCACCTACGACATGAAGCCCGATCGCAACGATCCCACCGCCGTCGGCACCAGCCAGATGGCCGACGCGATTTGCGCGAAACTCAAGAAATAA
- the lpxK gene encoding tetraacyldisaccharide 4'-kinase: MPKRRDVLAACGKDALFSAAEFRALVSGEQKGLRPALARAVLSAAEFPYRAVVGWRNRRFDAGVDVQRLSVPVVSVGNLTLGGTGKTPLVEWIARWYRRRGVRVALVSRGYKAHEGGYNDEALELEQKLPDVPHVQNRDRVAAARMAIEEFESQLILLDDGFQHRRLARDLDIVVLDALEPFGFDHVFPRGTLREPSANLARAQVVVLSRADQVDAAARSAIRERARQHAPPIAWIEARHAPARLSASSGGQQTIDWLMGRRVAAFCGLGNPRGFQQTLASLGCELIALREFPDHHNYIRDDVDGLAHWASKLNVEAVLTTHKDLVKLRLDQLGGVPLWALIVELQILSGEDELIARLAPLSPPPDD; this comes from the coding sequence ATGCCAAAACGCCGCGACGTGCTCGCGGCTTGTGGAAAGGACGCCTTGTTCAGCGCGGCTGAATTTCGCGCCTTGGTGAGCGGCGAGCAAAAGGGCCTTCGCCCGGCGCTGGCGCGTGCTGTGTTGTCGGCCGCCGAATTTCCTTATCGCGCGGTGGTCGGCTGGCGCAACCGACGGTTCGATGCCGGTGTTGATGTTCAGCGGCTGTCGGTTCCGGTGGTGAGCGTGGGCAATCTTACGCTCGGCGGCACCGGCAAGACTCCCTTGGTCGAGTGGATTGCCCGCTGGTATCGCCGGCGCGGTGTGCGCGTGGCGCTCGTCAGCCGCGGCTATAAGGCTCATGAAGGGGGCTACAACGACGAGGCGCTGGAGCTGGAACAAAAGCTGCCCGACGTTCCACATGTGCAAAATCGCGACCGTGTGGCGGCCGCGCGCATGGCGATCGAGGAGTTCGAAAGCCAGTTGATACTGCTCGACGACGGCTTTCAACATCGCCGGCTCGCCCGCGATCTCGATATTGTCGTGCTCGACGCGCTGGAGCCGTTTGGCTTCGATCATGTCTTTCCGCGCGGAACGTTGCGTGAGCCAAGCGCCAACCTTGCGCGTGCGCAAGTCGTCGTGCTGTCGCGCGCCGATCAGGTCGACGCCGCGGCGCGCTCGGCAATTCGAGAACGCGCCCGGCAGCACGCCCCGCCCATCGCTTGGATCGAAGCCCGCCACGCCCCCGCGCGACTGTCTGCCTCCAGCGGCGGCCAGCAGACCATTGATTGGCTAATGGGGCGCCGCGTGGCGGCGTTTTGTGGCCTAGGCAACCCGCGCGGATTCCAGCAAACCCTCGCCAGTCTAGGCTGCGAGTTGATTGCGCTGCGCGAGTTTCCAGATCATCACAACTACATCCGCGACGATGTCGACGGTTTGGCGCATTGGGCCAGCAAGTTGAATGTCGAAGCGGTGCTCACTACGCACAAGGACTTGGTCAAACTGCGCCTCGACCAATTGGGCGGCGTGCCGCTGTGGGCGCTGATTGTTGAATTGCAGATCTTGAGCGGCGAGGACGAGTTGATTGCTAGACTCGCGCCGCTGTCGCCGCCGCCTGACGACTGA
- a CDS encoding methyltransferase domain-containing protein has protein sequence MDEVAREYNRLAKEYDSRWSKYIAATIGFCLEGLELTASQRVLDIACGTGALAEQVAQHWPGITIYGVDVSRDMLVQARRKDRKMALVQGAADQLPFRTGCFDCVVCANAFHCFRQPESSLAEMRRVLVRGGRLVLLDWCDDYLSCKLIGVWLRWRDPAYHRAYGLQECQSRMASAGFEVVSAERRRAGLWGLMRIEAIPQQHLPI, from the coding sequence ATGGATGAAGTTGCCCGCGAATACAACCGCCTGGCCAAGGAGTACGATTCTCGCTGGTCAAAGTACATCGCAGCGACGATCGGCTTTTGTCTCGAAGGATTGGAACTAACCGCAAGTCAGCGAGTTTTGGATATTGCCTGCGGGACCGGAGCGCTGGCTGAACAGGTGGCGCAGCATTGGCCAGGGATAACAATCTATGGCGTCGATGTCAGTCGGGACATGCTTGTGCAAGCGCGGCGCAAGGATCGCAAGATGGCGCTTGTGCAAGGGGCGGCCGATCAGTTGCCGTTTCGAACAGGATGCTTTGATTGCGTCGTTTGCGCCAATGCGTTTCATTGTTTCCGACAACCGGAGTCGAGCCTGGCGGAAATGCGGCGGGTGCTTGTTCGTGGCGGTCGTCTGGTATTGTTGGATTGGTGCGATGACTACCTGAGTTGCAAGCTCATCGGCGTTTGGCTTCGCTGGCGCGATCCGGCGTACCATCGCGCCTACGGTTTGCAAGAATGCCAGAGTCGAATGGCGAGCGCTGGCTTTGAAGTCGTTTCGGCGGAGCGCCGCCGCGCCGGCCTGTGGGGCCTCATGCGGATCGAGGCAATCCCTCAACAACATTTACCGATCTAG